One part of the Macaca nemestrina isolate mMacNem1 chromosome 11 unlocalized genomic scaffold, mMacNem.hap1 SUPER_11_unloc_1, whole genome shotgun sequence genome encodes these proteins:
- the LOC105466261 gene encoding uncharacterized protein isoform X2 — MAVQHLCQQLLDAILANICSPVFSHSLRICFSHDCQPRPTHHVHPAGLGFVEGSWPALGHMCPVWSPCCLLKAPVVCTQKHRLEDDQRQSTPSVLQGEVARLDPKCMINLNPSHCSYNGTVHSICKLGECPGASGWRWLANLDRSPRPLPFEPEGTVPGPRPVFTLCRLSALSSHTPSSGQTSHVSAPAARAHAPSSPQHRCGSACLWP; from the exons ATGGCAGTG CAGCACCTGTGCCAGCAGCTCCTGGatgccatcctggccaacatctgCTCACCTGTCTTCAGCCATTCCCTGCGCATTTGCTTCAGCCATGACTGTCAGCCACGGCCCACTCATCACGTACATCCAGCTGGGCTGGGCTTTGTGGAGGGCAGCTGGCCAGCCCTGGGCCATATGTGCCCAGTGTGGTCACCATGCTGCCTTCTCAAGGCCCCGGTGGTATGCACCCAGAAGCATAGGCTTGAGGACGACCAGCGGCAGAGCACCCCCAGTGTGCTGCAAGGCGAGGTGGCCAGGCTGGACCCCAAGTGCATGATAAACCTGAACCCTTCTCACTGCAGCTACAATGGCACCGTCCACTCGATCTGCAAGTTGGGCGAGTGTCCAGGAGCGTCAGGCTGGCGCTGGTTAGCAAACCTTGACCGCAGCCCCAGGCCTCTGCCGTTTGAGCCGGAGGGCACAGTGCCCGGACCCCGCCCTGTGTTCACGCTCTGCAGGCTGTCTGCCCTGTCTTCACATACACCGAGCTCAGGACAGACTAGCCATGTCTCTGCCCCCGCCGCCAGAGCCCACGCACCCTCATCTCCCCAACACAGATGTGGCTCTGCTTGCCTGTGGCCCTAG
- the LOC105466261 gene encoding mediator of RNA polymerase II transcription subunit 15-like isoform X1, which translates to MVSWGYEHMLPVPDSNTASSLENKGPLKTLPKCDITLEKLKNDMAVQHLCQQLLDAILANICSPVFSHSLRICFSHDCQPRPTHHVHPAGLGFVEGSWPALGHMCPVWSPCCLLKAPVVCTQKHRLEDDQRQSTPSVLQGEVARLDPKCMINLNPSHCSYNGTVHSICKLGECPGASGWRWLANLDRSPRPLPFEPEGTVPGPRPVFTLCRLSALSSHTPSSGQTSHVSAPAARAHAPSSPQHRCGSACLWP; encoded by the exons ATGGTATCATGGGGTTATGAACACATGTTGCCTGTGCCAGATAGCAACACTGCCTCCAGTCTTGAAAATAAAG GTCCCCTGAAGACCTTGCCAAAGTGTGACATCACCCTGGAGAAACTCAAGAATGACATGGCAGTG CAGCACCTGTGCCAGCAGCTCCTGGatgccatcctggccaacatctgCTCACCTGTCTTCAGCCATTCCCTGCGCATTTGCTTCAGCCATGACTGTCAGCCACGGCCCACTCATCACGTACATCCAGCTGGGCTGGGCTTTGTGGAGGGCAGCTGGCCAGCCCTGGGCCATATGTGCCCAGTGTGGTCACCATGCTGCCTTCTCAAGGCCCCGGTGGTATGCACCCAGAAGCATAGGCTTGAGGACGACCAGCGGCAGAGCACCCCCAGTGTGCTGCAAGGCGAGGTGGCCAGGCTGGACCCCAAGTGCATGATAAACCTGAACCCTTCTCACTGCAGCTACAATGGCACCGTCCACTCGATCTGCAAGTTGGGCGAGTGTCCAGGAGCGTCAGGCTGGCGCTGGTTAGCAAACCTTGACCGCAGCCCCAGGCCTCTGCCGTTTGAGCCGGAGGGCACAGTGCCCGGACCCCGCCCTGTGTTCACGCTCTGCAGGCTGTCTGCCCTGTCTTCACATACACCGAGCTCAGGACAGACTAGCCATGTCTCTGCCCCCGCCGCCAGAGCCCACGCACCCTCATCTCCCCAACACAGATGTGGCTCTGCTTGCCTGTGGCCCTAG